One window of Corynebacterium doosanense CAU 212 = DSM 45436 genomic DNA carries:
- a CDS encoding Ohr family peroxiredoxin: MAETLYTASVTSTGGGRDGRVTGDGTVDFDVRPPKEMGGDGNGVNPEALIAAGWAACFNGALQKTMKENDVNVEAHQPEVTVDFSINKVEDGLRTSGVLTVNFASTPDNAQDLVDQAHAFCPISKALRGDIDLEVKVA, translated from the coding sequence ATGGCTGAGACCCTGTACACCGCATCTGTTACTTCCACCGGCGGAGGCCGCGACGGCCGCGTCACCGGCGACGGCACCGTCGACTTCGACGTCCGCCCGCCCAAGGAGATGGGTGGCGACGGCAACGGCGTCAACCCCGAGGCACTCATCGCCGCAGGATGGGCCGCCTGCTTCAACGGCGCCCTGCAGAAGACCATGAAGGAGAACGACGTCAACGTCGAGGCTCACCAGCCCGAGGTCACCGTCGACTTCAGCATCAACAAGGTCGAGGACGGCCTGCGCACCTCCGGCGTGCTCACGGTGAACTTCGCCAGCACCCCGGACAACGCCCAGGATCTCGTGGACCAGGCGCACGCCTTCTGCCCGATCTCCAAGGCCCTGCGTGGTGACATCGACCTCGAGGTCAAGGTCGCCTAG
- a CDS encoding ThiF family adenylyltransferase: MSARYRRQVSLIGTTNQQKLQGAHIAVIGAGGLGSPALLYLAGAGIGRIKLIDDDVVDQSNLHRQVIHREDSVGVPKAESAAAQIAALNPEVSVSVVRERLTWANALALLQGVDVVLDGTDNFDTRHVVSFAAARLGIPHVWGSILGHEAQMSVFWAGHGPIYEDLFPAPPGVGVVPNCAQAGVLGPVVGVVGSAMAMEAIKLVTGLGAPLMGQLGYFDSLTGMWEYVPVTGSETVLERVLAEDPPRQARVVVAEVDEIPAGATLIDVREPHEHSAFAIEGSVNVPLPEILSMDGVPEVVAGSVDKPGPVVLYCAGGVRSAQAVAALEERGVRGLSSLRGGIDRWLEERA, from the coding sequence ATGAGCGCGCGCTATCGGCGCCAGGTCTCACTCATCGGCACCACCAACCAGCAGAAACTTCAGGGCGCCCACATCGCCGTCATCGGCGCCGGCGGCCTCGGATCCCCTGCGTTGCTCTACCTCGCCGGCGCGGGCATCGGCCGCATCAAGCTCATCGACGACGACGTGGTCGACCAGTCCAACCTGCACCGCCAGGTGATCCACCGCGAAGACTCCGTGGGCGTGCCGAAGGCCGAGTCTGCGGCGGCGCAGATCGCCGCACTGAACCCTGAGGTTTCGGTCTCCGTGGTGCGCGAGCGACTGACCTGGGCGAATGCCTTGGCACTTCTACAGGGCGTGGATGTGGTCCTCGACGGCACCGATAACTTCGACACCCGCCACGTCGTGTCCTTCGCCGCCGCGCGCCTGGGCATCCCGCACGTGTGGGGTTCGATCCTCGGCCATGAGGCGCAGATGTCGGTGTTCTGGGCCGGCCACGGGCCGATCTACGAGGACCTCTTCCCCGCCCCGCCGGGCGTGGGAGTCGTGCCCAACTGCGCCCAGGCGGGCGTGCTCGGACCGGTGGTCGGGGTGGTCGGCTCTGCCATGGCGATGGAGGCGATCAAGCTGGTCACGGGCCTCGGGGCGCCGCTCATGGGTCAGCTCGGCTACTTCGACTCACTGACCGGAATGTGGGAATACGTGCCCGTCACCGGGTCCGAGACTGTGCTCGAGCGGGTGCTGGCGGAGGATCCGCCGCGGCAGGCGCGGGTGGTGGTCGCCGAGGTGGACGAGATTCCGGCCGGGGCCACACTCATCGACGTCCGCGAGCCCCACGAGCACTCGGCCTTCGCCATTGAGGGGTCGGTCAACGTTCCCCTGCCGGAGATTCTGTCGATGGACGGAGTCCCGGAGGTGGTGGCGGGGAGCGTCGATAAGCCTGGTCCCGTGGTGCTGTACTGCGCCGGCGGGGTGCGATCCGCGCAGGCCGTGGCCGCGCTCGAGGAGCGCGGGGTCCGTGGGCTTTCGTCCCTGCGCGGGGGGATCGACCGGTGGTTGGAGGAGCGGGCATAA
- a CDS encoding molybdenum cofactor biosynthesis protein MoaE: MDPDYVAEQTGQVLAAFMTEEPLEKMLVDARSHVVTEAMGALVIFEGVVRDHDGGQRVASLTYSAHPTAPDVIASVAAEVSAAHPRTRLWTAHRTGPLKIGEDAFVVLAAAAHRGDAFAACSDMADRVKAEVPIWKEQALVDGPVTWVGLE; encoded by the coding sequence ATGGATCCTGATTACGTCGCCGAACAGACCGGGCAGGTGCTCGCCGCGTTCATGACGGAGGAGCCCCTGGAAAAGATGCTTGTCGACGCCCGTTCCCACGTGGTCACCGAGGCCATGGGCGCGCTCGTGATCTTCGAGGGCGTGGTGCGTGACCACGACGGCGGCCAGCGCGTGGCCTCGTTGACCTACTCGGCGCACCCCACTGCGCCTGACGTCATCGCGTCGGTTGCCGCCGAAGTCTCCGCCGCACACCCGCGCACCCGCCTGTGGACGGCGCACCGCACCGGGCCGCTGAAGATCGGCGAGGACGCGTTTGTGGTGCTCGCAGCCGCGGCGCACCGGGGCGACGCCTTCGCCGCGTGCTCCGACATGGCCGACCGCGTCAAGGCTGAGGTGCCCATCTGGAAGGAGCAGGCGCTCGTCGACGGCCCCGTGACCTGGGTGGGACTGGAATGA
- a CDS encoding MogA/MoaB family molybdenum cofactor biosynthesis protein, with product MHHHDPDSNRPGRTALVVVASTRAAAGTYEDTSGPIAVEFLRAKGFDTPEALVVPDAEIKPTMDRIFRAETVPHVVLTSGGTGVTADDQTVEAVTPHIERELPGIVHAFWDEGRKKTAMAVASRAVAGVRGHTFIMTLPGSPGGVKDGCTVLDDLVIPIVDLLEGNHGS from the coding sequence GTGCACCACCACGATCCCGACTCCAACCGCCCCGGCCGCACGGCGCTGGTCGTCGTCGCATCCACCCGCGCGGCCGCCGGCACCTACGAGGACACCTCCGGGCCCATCGCGGTGGAGTTCCTGCGCGCCAAAGGTTTTGACACTCCCGAGGCGCTCGTGGTTCCCGATGCCGAGATCAAACCCACCATGGACCGCATTTTCCGCGCCGAAACCGTCCCGCACGTGGTGCTCACCTCGGGCGGCACGGGTGTCACCGCCGACGACCAGACCGTCGAGGCCGTGACCCCGCACATCGAGCGCGAGCTGCCGGGCATCGTGCACGCGTTCTGGGACGAGGGTCGCAAAAAGACGGCCATGGCAGTGGCCTCGCGCGCTGTCGCCGGGGTGCGCGGGCACACGTTCATCATGACGTTGCCCGGCTCCCCCGGCGGCGTGAAGGACGGCTGCACGGTGCTCGATGACCTGGTCATTCCCATCGTCGACCTGCTGGAGGGCAACCATGGATCCTGA
- a CDS encoding molybdopterin molybdotransferase MoeA: protein MTTISSHLDAVRNHLPEPDTELVTPAEAADRILAEDIRAAQDSPLFDNSQMDGYAIPGTGGEYQVGPTVAAGADPGPLDNLAAPVMTGAKVPPGTHAIVPVEKCDPSEFLEPGATIRVPETPQGQFIRTRGSDAQQNDLLLPAGSPVTPAGVGLLISQGIEQVRVNTRASILIVTGGAEVGTHITDSNSPMLTALAHRHGIDVAGHVLTDDDPVALREALARGVDKHRPDVIVTSGGISAGKFEVVRQVLDGWFGHVDMQPGGPQGLASFDGVPAVCLPGNPISTLVSFRMFVAPVLGHAPSPVRTVLTEEREGLPGKEQLLRGTLTTEGVTPVGGTSSHLLAQGAVADCLIRIPAGATVGAGEFVTVYPL, encoded by the coding sequence GTGACCACCATCTCCAGCCATCTCGACGCCGTCCGCAACCACCTCCCGGAGCCGGATACCGAGCTTGTGACCCCGGCCGAGGCCGCTGACCGCATCCTCGCCGAGGACATTCGCGCCGCCCAGGATTCGCCGCTCTTCGACAACTCCCAGATGGACGGCTACGCCATCCCCGGAACCGGCGGCGAGTACCAGGTCGGCCCGACCGTCGCAGCCGGTGCCGATCCCGGCCCGCTCGACAACCTCGCCGCCCCGGTCATGACCGGCGCCAAGGTCCCGCCGGGCACACACGCCATCGTCCCGGTCGAAAAGTGCGATCCGTCCGAATTCCTCGAGCCCGGCGCGACCATCCGCGTCCCGGAGACGCCCCAGGGCCAGTTCATCCGCACCCGTGGCTCGGATGCCCAACAAAACGACCTGCTGCTCCCCGCAGGATCGCCGGTCACTCCCGCGGGCGTCGGCCTGCTGATCAGCCAGGGCATCGAACAGGTCCGTGTGAACACGAGGGCCTCCATCCTCATCGTCACCGGCGGAGCCGAGGTGGGCACGCACATCACGGACTCCAATTCGCCCATGCTCACCGCGCTCGCACACAGGCACGGGATCGACGTCGCCGGTCACGTACTCACCGACGACGACCCGGTGGCCCTGCGGGAGGCGCTGGCACGGGGCGTCGATAAGCACCGCCCCGATGTGATCGTCACTTCCGGGGGGATCTCGGCCGGGAAGTTCGAGGTCGTGCGGCAGGTGCTGGACGGGTGGTTCGGGCACGTGGACATGCAGCCCGGCGGGCCGCAGGGGCTGGCCTCGTTCGACGGCGTGCCGGCCGTGTGCCTGCCCGGCAATCCCATCTCCACGCTGGTGAGTTTCCGAATGTTTGTCGCGCCGGTCCTCGGGCACGCGCCGTCACCGGTGCGAACCGTGCTCACCGAAGAACGCGAAGGCCTGCCCGGCAAGGAGCAGCTTCTCCGCGGCACCCTGACAACCGAGGGGGTCACACCCGTGGGCGGCACGTCCTCGCACCTGCTCGCGCAGGGTGCGGTGGCCGACTGCCTCATCCGCATCCCCGCCGGCGCTACGGTGGGGGCAGGAGAGTTCGTCACCGTCTATCCGCTCTAA
- a CDS encoding MoaD/ThiS family protein, with amino-acid sequence MEIHYFAAARAAAGTTVETVDRPAPGTTLGQLLGELAEQHSGTTDSGLSLGEIFGRCTFLVDGANSPESTVLDHAARVDVLPPFAGG; translated from the coding sequence ATGGAGATTCACTACTTTGCCGCCGCCCGTGCCGCCGCCGGAACCACAGTGGAAACGGTGGACAGGCCCGCGCCGGGGACGACGCTGGGCCAGTTGCTGGGGGAGCTTGCTGAACAGCACTCCGGCACCACCGATTCCGGGCTCAGCCTGGGGGAGATCTTCGGGCGCTGCACGTTCCTGGTGGATGGCGCCAACTCGCCCGAATCGACCGTGCTGGACCACGCCGCGCGGGTGGACGTGCTGCCACCGTTTGCGGGCGGGTAG
- a CDS encoding pyridoxal phosphate-dependent aminotransferase, producing MIRDDLTDIPAYVPGKRNDDALKLSSNEAAGAPLPSAVDAMTEAARGINRYPDMGAVALKVALTEHLGLSTGYKVTVGTGSSALCQQLVTATTRPGEEVLFPWRSFEAYPIFAHVVGATPVPVPLLSDGRHDLDAMVDAVTDRTRIIFLCSPNNPSGQVITDDEFADFMSRVPADVIVALDEAYFEFNRDESAVVGTEVITAYPNVIGLRTFSKAYGLAGARVGYAFGPEELIDALDKVAVPFSVSAIGQSGALASLASADELLERTDETVSARDRVADTIGALRSQANFVWLPGVNAADYASRLAEQGVLVRAFPEGLRVTVTTEDEADRFLAAWEKAGF from the coding sequence ATGATTCGTGACGATCTCACCGACATCCCCGCCTATGTTCCCGGCAAGCGCAACGACGACGCCCTGAAGCTCTCCTCCAACGAGGCAGCAGGCGCCCCGCTGCCCTCCGCGGTGGACGCGATGACGGAGGCGGCGCGTGGCATTAATCGCTACCCCGATATGGGCGCGGTGGCGCTGAAGGTGGCATTGACGGAGCATCTCGGCTTATCGACGGGCTACAAGGTCACCGTCGGAACCGGCAGCTCCGCGCTGTGCCAGCAGCTCGTGACAGCAACCACCCGCCCCGGCGAGGAGGTGCTGTTCCCCTGGCGCAGCTTTGAGGCGTACCCCATCTTCGCCCACGTCGTCGGTGCGACGCCCGTTCCGGTTCCGCTCCTGAGCGACGGCCGCCACGACCTCGATGCCATGGTCGACGCCGTCACCGACCGCACGCGCATCATCTTCCTCTGCAGCCCGAACAACCCCTCGGGTCAGGTCATCACCGACGACGAGTTCGCGGACTTCATGTCCCGCGTGCCCGCCGACGTCATCGTCGCCCTCGACGAGGCCTACTTCGAGTTCAACCGCGACGAGTCCGCCGTCGTGGGCACCGAGGTCATCACGGCCTACCCCAACGTCATCGGCCTGCGCACGTTCTCCAAGGCCTATGGCCTCGCCGGTGCCCGGGTGGGTTACGCCTTCGGACCGGAGGAGCTTATCGACGCCCTGGACAAGGTGGCCGTGCCCTTCTCCGTGAGCGCCATCGGGCAGTCCGGTGCTCTGGCCTCTTTGGCATCCGCCGACGAGCTTCTCGAGCGCACCGATGAAACCGTCTCCGCCCGCGACCGCGTGGCCGACACCATCGGTGCACTTCGCAGCCAGGCCAACTTCGTCTGGCTGCCGGGTGTGAACGCCGCCGATTACGCCTCCCGCCTGGCAGAACAGGGCGTGCTGGTACGCGCCTTCCCCGAGGGACTGCGGGTCACCGTCACCACCGAGGACGAGGCCGATCGGTTCCTGGCGGCGTGGGAGAAGGCCGGGTTCTAG
- a CDS encoding VOC family protein, with protein sequence MEIENGDPVWLELNTPDVHAAMNFYSHVFGWRFGQRSTGNFVGYAANELPVASFTQIEDADVDWRVYFQVPDVPETTAAVAVSRGRILRSPARVEGLGHLAVIEDPTGAVFALSEASEISGFVLGTGHGQPAWFEVVSNCFQISLSFYHDVLGWNYHFVDDDGIMTLEQSEDDYFATNGPTASASAGVVDGMRELIDDELPHWRSYFAVSDIDEAVAAVSEAGGTTRGEVTRGILGRQVSVTDPQGGRFVLLEADTQE encoded by the coding sequence ATGGAAATCGAGAACGGCGACCCGGTCTGGTTGGAGCTCAACACGCCGGACGTCCACGCCGCCATGAACTTCTACTCCCACGTGTTCGGATGGCGTTTCGGTCAACGCTCCACCGGCAACTTCGTGGGGTATGCGGCCAACGAGCTCCCCGTGGCCAGCTTCACCCAGATCGAGGACGCGGACGTGGACTGGCGAGTCTACTTCCAGGTCCCCGACGTGCCGGAGACGACGGCAGCGGTGGCCGTCTCCCGCGGTCGCATCCTGCGCAGCCCCGCCCGCGTCGAGGGCCTGGGGCATCTGGCGGTCATCGAGGACCCGACCGGGGCGGTGTTCGCGCTGAGCGAGGCCTCGGAGATCAGCGGCTTCGTGCTCGGCACGGGCCACGGCCAGCCCGCCTGGTTCGAGGTGGTGAGCAACTGCTTCCAGATCTCGCTCTCCTTCTATCACGACGTCCTGGGCTGGAACTACCACTTCGTCGACGACGACGGCATCATGACCCTCGAGCAGAGCGAGGACGACTACTTCGCCACCAACGGCCCCACTGCCAGCGCCTCCGCCGGGGTGGTCGACGGGATGAGGGAGCTTATCGACGACGAATTGCCCCACTGGCGCTCCTACTTCGCCGTCAGCGACATCGATGAGGCGGTGGCTGCCGTGTCTGAGGCCGGCGGCACAACCCGCGGTGAGGTGACCCGCGGGATCCTCGGCCGCCAGGTGTCCGTTACCGACCCGCAGGGCGGGCGGTTCGTGCTGCTGGAGGCCGACACACAGGAGTGA
- a CDS encoding SLC13 family permease, with protein sequence MSAPAGTTIEERPDDNPKGDKHTDASTWRRQAIGILLGLALAALVFMIFPESAVDRVHESVGADPEGDYTHHALRITAATTILMAVWWMTEAIPLAATALIPLTVFPITQVASFSEVGSPYASATIFLFLGGFLLALGLQKWDLHRRLALAVLLIVGTSPKRLILGFMIATGFLSMWVSNTATAVVMLPIGTSVLALTAETVGGWRNQKKFSTALMLAIAYSASIGSLGTLIGTPPNALLAGYMETSHGISIGFGQWMMVGVPIAVIFTVIAWWVLTTVFKPEMKEIPGGRELIIEEKDKLGAWNFPQVAVAVIFVIAALCWVFIPLTIDWLGMDDFVYDDAIIGIIAGLLMFTIPANGRSGARLLDWKTASELPWDVLILFGGGLSLSAMFTSSGLSLWIGEVAKGLGGLPTLLLIVSVAALVLVLTEFTSNTATAATFLPIMGGVAVGIGLTEGGEQNVLLLTIPVALAATCAFMMPVATPPNAIAYSSGYVSMGDMLKGGVWLNVIALALITATVYFIAIPVFGIVL encoded by the coding sequence ATGAGTGCGCCGGCCGGAACAACGATCGAAGAACGACCCGACGACAACCCAAAGGGTGACAAGCACACGGATGCGTCGACGTGGCGTCGACAAGCAATCGGCATCCTGTTGGGCCTGGCCCTGGCCGCGCTGGTGTTCATGATCTTCCCGGAGTCGGCGGTGGATCGCGTACACGAGTCCGTCGGCGCGGACCCCGAGGGTGACTACACCCACCACGCGCTGCGCATCACCGCGGCGACGACCATCCTCATGGCCGTGTGGTGGATGACCGAGGCCATCCCGCTCGCCGCCACCGCGCTGATCCCGCTGACGGTCTTCCCCATTACCCAGGTGGCCTCGTTCTCCGAGGTGGGATCGCCTTACGCCAGCGCCACGATCTTCCTCTTCCTCGGCGGATTCCTCCTCGCCCTGGGCCTGCAGAAGTGGGACCTGCACCGCCGCCTCGCTTTGGCGGTGCTGCTCATCGTGGGCACCAGCCCGAAGCGGCTGATCCTGGGATTCATGATCGCCACCGGGTTCCTCTCCATGTGGGTCTCCAACACGGCCACCGCGGTGGTCATGCTGCCGATCGGCACCTCGGTGCTCGCGCTGACCGCGGAGACCGTCGGTGGCTGGCGCAACCAGAAGAAGTTCTCCACCGCCCTCATGCTGGCCATCGCCTACTCCGCCTCGATCGGCTCGCTGGGCACGTTGATCGGCACGCCGCCGAACGCGCTGCTGGCCGGGTACATGGAGACCTCCCACGGGATCTCCATCGGATTCGGCCAGTGGATGATGGTTGGAGTACCCATCGCGGTCATCTTCACCGTCATCGCCTGGTGGGTGCTCACCACGGTGTTCAAGCCGGAGATGAAGGAGATCCCGGGCGGGCGCGAACTCATCATCGAGGAGAAGGACAAGCTCGGCGCGTGGAACTTCCCGCAGGTCGCGGTGGCCGTCATCTTTGTCATCGCCGCGCTGTGCTGGGTCTTCATCCCGCTGACCATCGACTGGCTGGGCATGGACGACTTCGTCTACGACGACGCCATCATCGGCATCATCGCCGGCCTGCTCATGTTCACCATCCCCGCCAACGGCCGATCCGGCGCCCGCCTGCTCGACTGGAAGACAGCCAGCGAGCTGCCCTGGGACGTGCTCATTCTCTTCGGCGGCGGGCTCTCGCTCTCCGCGATGTTCACCAGCTCCGGCCTCTCCCTGTGGATCGGCGAGGTGGCCAAGGGCCTCGGTGGCCTGCCCACGCTGCTGCTCATCGTCTCCGTCGCCGCGCTGGTCCTGGTGCTCACCGAGTTCACCTCGAACACGGCCACCGCCGCGACCTTCCTGCCCATCATGGGCGGCGTCGCCGTCGGCATCGGGCTGACCGAGGGCGGGGAGCAGAACGTCCTGCTGCTCACCATCCCCGTGGCACTGGCCGCAACCTGCGCCTTCATGATGCCCGTGGCCACCCCGCCCAACGCCATCGCCTACAGCTCCGGCTACGTCAGCATGGGCGACATGCTCAAGGGCGGCGTCTGGCTGAACGTCATCGCCCTGGCGCTCATCACCGCCACGGTCTACTTCATCGCCATCCCGGTGTTCGGCATTGTCCTCTGA
- the mgtE gene encoding magnesium transporter, with protein MSSDTGSFTRLESIVLNDDSLDPAQSELLSELLGRSPLKDVVALLERLNPFRAALVLRLLPRRRSIAAFDALDSVHQADLVAALGDESLADFFGALNPDDRVALLDELPAEIATRLLTGLDESEHGFTSAVLGFPKRSVGRRMSPKTPFVLAGASAGEALADLREQAESAETIYTVPVVEDDRRLVGVTSLRALFTASPDVPVSELMDQPEYAVASDNDEETARWALSLDLLALPIVDESHRLIGILTMDDSFDIVEDADNEDSARSGGSEPLQQPYLTTPVMKLVRSRLVWLAVLAVSALLTVQVLDAFEDALAAAVVLSLFIPLLTGTGGNTGNQAATTVTRALALGDVRGRDRGKVLWREARVGLVLGAALGLVFGSLLGVLYGAPIGLVLGLTLLIVCTLAASVGGLMPIVAKAVGADPAVFSNPFITTFVDATGLIIYFLIARAVLGL; from the coding sequence TTGTCCTCTGACACGGGTTCCTTCACCCGTCTGGAATCCATCGTTCTGAACGACGACTCCCTGGACCCCGCCCAGTCCGAGCTTCTGTCGGAGCTGCTGGGGAGGTCCCCGCTCAAGGATGTCGTCGCCCTCCTCGAGCGCCTCAACCCCTTCCGTGCGGCCCTGGTGCTCCGGCTTCTTCCGAGGCGCCGCTCCATCGCCGCGTTCGACGCTCTGGACTCCGTCCATCAGGCGGACCTGGTCGCCGCCCTCGGGGACGAGAGCCTGGCCGACTTCTTCGGCGCCCTGAACCCGGACGACAGGGTCGCGCTTCTCGACGAACTCCCGGCCGAGATCGCGACCCGCCTACTCACCGGTCTCGACGAGTCCGAACACGGCTTCACCTCCGCAGTCCTGGGGTTTCCGAAACGCTCGGTGGGCCGGCGCATGTCGCCGAAGACCCCGTTTGTTCTGGCCGGTGCCAGCGCGGGGGAGGCGTTGGCCGATCTGCGTGAGCAGGCAGAGAGCGCGGAAACGATCTACACGGTCCCGGTGGTGGAGGATGATCGCAGACTGGTGGGGGTGACGTCGTTGCGTGCTCTCTTCACCGCCTCGCCGGATGTGCCGGTTTCCGAGCTCATGGACCAGCCCGAATATGCCGTGGCCAGCGACAACGACGAGGAGACCGCGCGTTGGGCACTGTCGCTGGATCTGCTGGCGCTGCCCATCGTGGACGAGTCCCACCGGCTGATCGGCATCCTCACCATGGACGATTCCTTCGACATCGTCGAGGACGCGGACAACGAGGACTCCGCCCGCTCCGGCGGTTCGGAGCCGCTGCAACAGCCGTACCTCACCACCCCGGTGATGAAACTCGTGCGCTCCCGGCTCGTGTGGCTCGCCGTGCTGGCCGTGTCGGCCCTGCTCACGGTCCAGGTTCTCGACGCCTTCGAGGACGCCCTCGCCGCCGCGGTGGTGCTCAGCCTCTTCATCCCGCTGCTCACCGGCACGGGCGGCAACACCGGCAACCAGGCCGCCACCACCGTCACCCGCGCGCTGGCACTTGGCGACGTCCGGGGCCGCGACCGGGGCAAAGTGCTGTGGCGCGAGGCGCGCGTCGGCCTCGTGCTCGGCGCCGCCCTCGGCCTGGTCTTCGGCAGCCTGCTCGGCGTGCTCTACGGCGCTCCGATCGGGCTGGTGCTGGGCCTGACGCTGCTCATCGTCTGCACCCTGGCCGCGTCGGTGGGCGGGCTCATGCCCATCGTGGCCAAGGCGGTCGGCGCCGACCCGGCGGTGTTCTCCAACCCGTTCATCACCACGTTTGTCGACGCCACCGGCCTCATCATCTACTTCCTCATCGCCCGGGCCGTGCTGGGTCTGTAG
- a CDS encoding NAD-dependent epimerase/dehydratase family protein — protein MKYLITGAGQIGSELLRTLNRQGNDTVVIRRSFSDSTPDAILGDAGNHSLLREAAERNEDLSAIFHCIHAPYSPAAWRRELPHREQAVMDLGHELNIPVIFPESTYAFGTQVRRLQEGSPTHPCTPLGEVREELLAARRVHPARTVSVVAGDLVGPTADPAGSVPTMTVIDRVQQGKTGLVLGDPDAPHTMTYLPDLAKAMIWCASSTSADAVLHAPSPHAISLRELADLVVPDSTVRRLPFAPLGVAGVLSPTVRSLFQQRYLWTSPAVLEPGVLSDVEGLAPTPWEEMEL, from the coding sequence ATGAAATATTTGATCACCGGCGCGGGCCAGATTGGCTCGGAGCTACTGAGAACATTGAACCGCCAGGGGAACGACACAGTGGTAATACGTCGATCGTTCTCGGACTCGACTCCTGATGCCATCCTCGGCGATGCCGGCAACCACAGTCTGCTCCGTGAGGCAGCCGAGCGGAATGAGGATCTCTCCGCCATCTTTCACTGCATTCACGCCCCCTATTCCCCTGCGGCCTGGCGGAGGGAACTCCCGCACCGCGAACAGGCCGTGATGGATCTCGGCCACGAACTCAACATCCCCGTCATCTTCCCGGAATCCACCTACGCCTTCGGAACCCAAGTCCGCCGACTGCAGGAGGGAAGCCCGACACACCCCTGCACACCGCTGGGAGAAGTACGCGAAGAACTGCTGGCTGCCCGACGCGTCCACCCCGCACGCACGGTGAGTGTCGTTGCCGGCGACTTGGTCGGCCCCACAGCGGACCCTGCGGGTTCAGTGCCAACGATGACGGTCATCGACAGAGTCCAGCAAGGCAAGACCGGTCTTGTTCTCGGCGATCCGGACGCACCTCACACCATGACCTACCTGCCGGATCTTGCTAAAGCCATGATCTGGTGCGCCTCTTCCACGTCGGCGGATGCGGTCTTGCACGCTCCTTCGCCACACGCCATTAGTCTGCGGGAACTCGCAGACCTTGTCGTTCCCGACAGCACGGTCAGGCGGCTCCCCTTTGCTCCGCTCGGGGTGGCGGGGGTCCTGAGCCCTACCGTCCGCTCACTCTTTCAGCAGCGCTATCTCTGGACCTCGCCCGCAGTGCTCGAGCCTGGCGTGCTGTCTGACGTCGAAGGTCTGGCGCCAACTCCGTGGGAGGAAATGGAACTCTAG
- a CDS encoding TetR/AcrR family transcriptional regulator, with protein MNQKQGGGRRSRAENRANMTNGIIEVGRKQLAKRGATGLSLREVAREIGVAPSALYRYVNDRNALLSLLIADAFTRLSDEVDAAVRAEKGLAEKLTAYAMTSRQWALSNSELWGLIYGNPVPGYEAAELGELDPGVRPLRTLAAIISEGVEDPVPEPPENFRKYLAVSVEELGISMTWPQLAYAGQCWSCLNGVISTEVFGRFGRDFSEVGRDMLVQTVAGMVQTIKWGPSATR; from the coding sequence ATGAACCAGAAGCAGGGTGGCGGTCGCCGGTCGCGGGCCGAGAATCGCGCAAACATGACCAACGGCATCATCGAGGTCGGGCGAAAGCAGCTGGCCAAGCGTGGGGCAACGGGCCTCTCGCTCCGGGAGGTTGCACGGGAAATAGGTGTCGCGCCGTCTGCCCTCTATCGCTATGTCAATGACCGGAACGCACTGCTCTCGCTGTTGATCGCCGACGCCTTCACGCGTCTTTCGGACGAGGTGGACGCGGCGGTGCGCGCCGAAAAGGGGCTGGCCGAGAAGTTGACGGCCTACGCCATGACGAGTCGGCAGTGGGCTCTGAGTAATTCCGAGCTCTGGGGCCTAATCTACGGAAACCCCGTGCCTGGTTACGAGGCGGCGGAGCTGGGGGAATTGGACCCAGGAGTTCGGCCATTGAGGACCCTGGCGGCGATCATTTCGGAAGGTGTGGAGGACCCGGTTCCGGAGCCTCCTGAGAATTTCCGGAAGTACCTCGCAGTGTCGGTTGAAGAATTGGGGATTTCGATGACCTGGCCTCAACTCGCTTATGCGGGGCAGTGCTGGAGTTGTCTCAATGGAGTGATCAGTACGGAAGTCTTCGGACGTTTCGGTCGAGATTTTTCCGAGGTGGGTCGGGACATGCTCGTGCAAACGGTCGCAGGGATGGTTCAGACCATTAAATGGGGGCCCTCGGCGACCAGGTGA